A stretch of Peteryoungia algae DNA encodes these proteins:
- the cysP gene encoding thiosulfate ABC transporter substrate-binding protein CysP — MKRLLLVSAALAALSLPVSAGAADKLLNASYDIAREIFAAENEAFIKANPGVTIDQSHGGTSKQARAIVEGLEADVVTFNQVTDIEFLVKNGFVSEDWKNEFPNSASPFYSFPSFLVRAGNPKNIKDWDDLARDDVKVIFPNPKTSGNARYTYLAATAYAKEKFAGDEAKVTEFVDKIFDNVPVFDTGGRAATTTFVERETGDVIITFEAETKSIAKQYGEDKFQQVVPSVSLLAEFPVAIVDKVADAKGSQALAKTYLDFLYSPEGQKIAADFGHRVHDEAVAAEYKDQFPEIRLVTVEDIFGGWDKVSKEHFAEGGILDGIYGSR, encoded by the coding sequence ATGAAACGCCTTCTCCTCGTCAGCGCAGCGCTCGCCGCCCTCTCTCTGCCGGTTTCGGCCGGCGCCGCCGACAAGCTGCTCAACGCTTCCTATGACATTGCCCGCGAGATCTTCGCCGCGGAGAACGAGGCCTTCATCAAGGCCAATCCGGGCGTGACGATCGACCAGTCGCATGGCGGCACCTCCAAGCAGGCGCGCGCGATTGTCGAGGGTCTGGAAGCCGACGTCGTGACCTTCAACCAGGTGACCGACATCGAGTTTCTCGTGAAGAACGGCTTCGTCTCCGAAGACTGGAAGAACGAGTTCCCCAACAGCGCCTCGCCCTTCTATTCCTTCCCGTCCTTCCTGGTTCGCGCCGGCAATCCGAAAAACATCAAGGATTGGGACGACCTCGCCCGCGATGACGTCAAGGTGATCTTCCCCAACCCGAAGACATCCGGCAATGCCCGCTACACCTATCTGGCGGCAACGGCCTATGCGAAGGAGAAATTCGCAGGCGACGAGGCCAAGGTGACGGAATTCGTCGACAAGATCTTCGACAACGTGCCGGTCTTCGACACCGGCGGTCGCGCCGCAACGACCACCTTCGTCGAGCGCGAGACCGGCGACGTGATCATCACCTTTGAAGCCGAGACCAAGTCGATCGCCAAGCAGTATGGCGAGGACAAGTTCCAGCAGGTGGTGCCGTCGGTGAGCCTGCTCGCAGAATTCCCGGTGGCGATCGTCGACAAGGTTGCCGATGCCAAGGGAAGCCAGGCGCTTGCCAAGACGTATCTCGACTTCCTCTACTCGCCGGAAGGCCAGAAGATCGCCGCCGATTTCGGTCACCGCGTTCATGACGAGGCGGTTGCCGCCGAATACAAGGACCAGTTCCCCGAAATCCGTCTCGTCACTGTCGAGGATATCTTCGGCGGCTGGGACAAGGTCTCCAAGGAGCACTTTGCCGAAGGTGGCATCCTTGATGGGATCTATGGCAGCCGCTAA
- a CDS encoding 3-hydroxybutyryl-CoA dehydrogenase, whose amino-acid sequence MTDKISNVGVVGAGQMGCGIAQVSAAAGYRVTIYDLSKERIEAGLATINGNLARQVTNGKMTDEDRKAALALISGSSDVNDLAPSDLVIEAATEDETVKRKIFAALCPVLKPEALIATNTSSLSITRLASATDRPERFMGIHFMNPVPVMKLVELVRGIATDETTFKTAKEFVSSLDKTITVAEDFPAFIVNRILLPMINEAIYTLYEGVGSVEAIDTAMKLGANHPMGPLQLADFIGLDTCLSIMQVLHEGLSDSKYRPCPLLVKYVEAGWLGRKSGRGFYDYRGEVPIPTR is encoded by the coding sequence ATGACGGACAAGATCAGCAATGTGGGTGTCGTGGGTGCCGGCCAGATGGGCTGCGGCATCGCACAGGTCTCCGCCGCCGCCGGCTACAGGGTCACGATCTACGATCTCTCCAAGGAGCGGATCGAGGCGGGTCTCGCCACCATCAACGGCAACCTCGCCCGCCAGGTGACCAACGGCAAGATGACGGACGAGGACCGCAAGGCCGCCCTCGCGCTGATTTCCGGCAGCTCCGACGTCAACGACCTCGCTCCGTCGGATCTCGTCATCGAGGCCGCGACCGAGGACGAAACGGTCAAGCGCAAGATCTTCGCGGCCCTCTGCCCGGTGCTGAAGCCCGAGGCGCTGATCGCGACCAACACCTCGTCGCTCTCGATTACACGTCTCGCCTCGGCCACCGACCGGCCGGAGCGTTTCATGGGCATCCACTTCATGAACCCCGTGCCGGTCATGAAGCTCGTCGAGCTGGTGCGCGGCATCGCGACCGACGAGACGACTTTCAAGACAGCCAAGGAGTTCGTCTCCTCGCTCGACAAGACGATCACGGTGGCGGAAGATTTTCCCGCCTTCATCGTCAACCGCATCCTGCTGCCGATGATCAACGAGGCAATTTATACGCTTTACGAAGGTGTCGGCTCGGTGGAAGCCATCGACACGGCCATGAAGCTCGGCGCCAACCACCCGATGGGCCCGCTGCAGCTTGCCGATTTCATCGGCCTCGATACGTGTCTTTCGATCATGCAGGTGCTGCATGAGGGTCTGTCGGATTCGAAGTACCGACCCTGCCCGTTGCTGGTCAAATATGTCGAGGCCGGCTGGCTCGGTCGCAAGTCCGGCCGCGGCTTCTACGACTATCGCGGCGAAGTGCCGATTCCGACCCGCTGA
- the argH gene encoding argininosuccinate lyase yields the protein MAEATKDTKSSNQMWGGRFASGPSAIMEEINASIGFDKKLYAQDIRGSKAHATMLAHQGIISAEDKDKILHGLDTILSEIESGSFTFSRKLEDIHMNIEARLADLIGPAAGRLHTARSRNDQVALDFRLWVKEELQKTEAALSGLIAAFLDRAEEHADTVMPGFTHLQTAQPVTFGHHCMAYVEMFGRDRQRVRHAIEHLDESPIGAAALAGTGYPIDRHMTAAALGFREPTRNSIDTVSDRDFALEFLSIASIAAVHLSRLAEEIVIWSTPQFGFIRLSDAFSTGSSIMPQKKNPDAAELVRAKTGRINGSLIALLTVMKGLPLAYSKDMQEDKEQVFDAAESLELAIAAMTGMVTDMTIRTDRMKAAAGTGYSTATDLADWLVREAGLPFRDAHHVTGNAVALAEKKGCDLAELSLDELQGINAAITADVFNVLTVEASVASRKSFGGTAPSEVRKQISWWRARN from the coding sequence ATGGCCGAGGCAACCAAAGACACCAAATCCTCCAACCAGATGTGGGGCGGTCGCTTCGCCTCCGGCCCGTCGGCCATCATGGAGGAGATAAATGCCTCCATCGGTTTCGACAAGAAGCTTTACGCCCAGGACATCCGCGGCTCAAAGGCGCATGCGACCATGCTGGCGCACCAAGGCATTATCTCGGCCGAAGATAAAGACAAGATCCTTCACGGCCTGGACACGATCCTGTCAGAGATTGAAAGCGGAAGCTTCACCTTCTCGCGCAAGCTCGAAGACATCCATATGAACATCGAGGCGCGCCTTGCCGACCTGATCGGCCCGGCCGCCGGTCGCCTGCATACCGCCCGCTCGCGCAATGATCAGGTGGCGCTCGACTTCCGCCTCTGGGTCAAGGAAGAACTGCAGAAGACCGAAGCAGCCTTGTCCGGCCTGATCGCAGCCTTCCTCGACCGCGCCGAAGAACATGCCGACACGGTCATGCCAGGCTTCACCCATCTCCAGACGGCCCAGCCGGTGACCTTCGGTCATCACTGCATGGCCTATGTCGAGATGTTCGGCCGCGACCGTCAGCGCGTGCGCCACGCGATCGAACACCTGGATGAAAGCCCGATCGGGGCTGCGGCACTCGCCGGCACCGGTTATCCGATCGACCGCCACATGACGGCGGCCGCACTCGGCTTCCGCGAACCGACCCGCAATTCGATCGACACGGTCTCCGACCGCGACTTTGCGCTGGAATTCCTCTCGATCGCCTCGATTGCCGCCGTGCACCTGTCGCGGCTTGCCGAAGAGATCGTCATCTGGTCGACGCCGCAATTCGGCTTCATCCGCCTGTCGGACGCCTTCTCGACCGGCTCCTCGATCATGCCGCAGAAGAAGAACCCGGATGCGGCCGAACTGGTGCGCGCCAAAACCGGCCGCATCAACGGCTCGCTGATTGCGCTGCTGACCGTCATGAAGGGCCTGCCGCTTGCCTATTCCAAGGACATGCAGGAAGACAAGGAACAGGTCTTCGACGCGGCTGAAAGCCTGGAACTGGCGATTGCCGCCATGACCGGCATGGTCACCGACATGACGATCCGCACCGACCGCATGAAGGCTGCCGCCGGCACCGGTTATTCGACGGCAACCGACCTCGCCGACTGGCTGGTGCGCGAAGCCGGCCTTCCCTTCCGCGATGCCCATCATGTGACCGGCAATGCGGTCGCGCTGGCCGAGAAGAAGGGCTGCGATCTGGCCGAGCTTTCGCTGGACGAACTGCAGGGCATCAACGCGGCAATCACCGCGGATGTCTTCAATGTCTTGACCGTGGAAGCCTCGGTTGCCAGCCGCAAGAGCTTTGGCGGCACGGCGCCTTCGGAAGTGCGCAAGCAGATCTCCTGGTGGCGGGCGCGCAACTGA
- the cysT gene encoding sulfate ABC transporter permease subunit CysT — MKRRVLPGFRLSLGITLVYAAIIILLPLAALIFKAASLGPSDYWRIVSSERAVASYVVTVGSALIATLFNLVFGLALAWVLVRYRFPGRRIVDALVDLPFALPTAVAGISLTTLFASNGWFGSALGEIGIKVAYTPLGIMVAMAFTSLPFIVRTVQPVLEELDPALEEAGQTLGSSDVSIFRRVILPLLTPALLAGTSLAFARSLGEFGAIIFIAGNQPFSTEITALLAFIRLEEYDYPASAAIASVMLIAAFVMLAVTNYLQARALRYTVKG; from the coding sequence TTGAAACGCCGCGTACTGCCCGGCTTCAGACTGTCCCTCGGGATCACCCTGGTCTATGCCGCGATCATCATTCTCTTGCCGCTCGCGGCCCTGATCTTCAAGGCGGCGAGCCTTGGACCATCGGACTACTGGCGTATCGTCTCCTCCGAGCGCGCCGTGGCGAGCTATGTCGTGACGGTCGGCTCGGCCCTGATCGCGACCCTGTTCAACCTTGTCTTCGGCCTGGCGCTCGCCTGGGTTCTGGTGCGCTATCGGTTTCCCGGGCGCCGCATTGTCGACGCCCTCGTCGACCTGCCCTTTGCCCTGCCAACGGCGGTTGCCGGCATTTCGCTGACGACGCTGTTTGCCTCGAACGGCTGGTTCGGTTCGGCGCTCGGCGAAATTGGCATCAAGGTCGCCTATACGCCGCTCGGCATCATGGTCGCCATGGCCTTTACCAGCCTGCCCTTCATCGTGCGCACGGTGCAGCCGGTGCTGGAAGAGCTTGACCCGGCGCTCGAAGAGGCCGGCCAGACCTTGGGCTCCAGTGACGTGTCGATTTTCCGCCGTGTGATCCTGCCGCTGCTGACGCCCGCCCTTCTCGCCGGCACCTCGCTGGCCTTTGCCCGCAGCCTGGGCGAATTCGGCGCAATCATCTTCATCGCCGGCAACCAGCCTTTCTCGACCGAGATCACGGCGCTTCTCGCCTTCATCCGGCTTGAGGAATACGACTATCCGGCGTCTGCCGCGATCGCCTCTGTCATGCTGATCGCCGCCTTCGTCATGCTGGCTGTCACCAACTACCTGCAGGCCCGCGCGCTGCGCTACACGGTGAAAGGCTGA
- a CDS encoding GIY-YIG nuclease family protein: MAGYVCIVTNHKCDTLYIGITSDLERRIYEHREGQTPGFASRYGCRQMVWYEEHDCIGTAIQREKSLKRWYRQWKIELIEGFNPDWRDLYYEL; encoded by the coding sequence ATGGCGGGCTATGTCTGCATCGTCACCAACCACAAATGCGACACCCTCTATATCGGTATAACCTCCGATCTGGAGCGGCGGATCTACGAGCATCGGGAGGGCCAGACCCCGGGCTTTGCGTCCAGATATGGCTGCCGGCAAATGGTCTGGTATGAGGAGCACGACTGCATCGGCACGGCGATCCAGCGGGAGAAGTCGCTGAAGCGCTGGTATCGGCAGTGGAAGATCGAGCTGATCGAGGGGTTCAATCCCGATTGGCGGGATTTGTATTATGAGTTGTGA
- the cysW gene encoding sulfate ABC transporter permease subunit CysW has protein sequence MSHVTTTRRPPRVGDAPIFKYTLIGLVLLLVAFFIVAPLAVIGIQAFSKGLPYFLQTIADADTRHAIGLTVLTALIAVPLNTIFGVAAAWAITKHDFRGRRILTILIEIPFSVSPVVAGVAYLFVYGLQGIFGPALDSAGLKILFALPGIVLASMFVTAPFVARELIPLMQAQGRDLEEAATSLGAGGLRTFMSVTLPNIKWAMLYGVVLCNARVMGEFGAVSIVSGNIRGQTNTLPLHIELLYQDYNAVGAFAAASILAALALVTLVAKVLLERQGAGRRNRPATLAGNTSEMNS, from the coding sequence ATGAGCCATGTCACGACCACACGACGCCCGCCCCGTGTCGGCGATGCGCCCATCTTCAAATACACCCTGATCGGCCTGGTCCTGCTGCTGGTGGCCTTTTTCATCGTCGCACCGCTGGCGGTCATTGGCATCCAGGCGTTTTCCAAGGGGCTTCCCTATTTCCTCCAGACGATCGCAGACGCCGATACCCGCCATGCGATAGGACTGACGGTCCTGACGGCCCTGATCGCGGTGCCGCTGAACACCATCTTCGGGGTGGCGGCCGCCTGGGCGATCACCAAACACGATTTTCGCGGCAGGCGGATATTGACCATCCTGATCGAGATCCCCTTCTCGGTCTCGCCGGTCGTGGCAGGCGTCGCCTATCTCTTCGTCTATGGCCTGCAGGGCATTTTCGGCCCCGCCCTCGACAGTGCCGGCCTGAAGATTCTCTTCGCCCTGCCGGGCATCGTGCTCGCCTCGATGTTCGTCACGGCACCCTTCGTGGCACGCGAACTGATCCCGCTGATGCAGGCGCAAGGGCGCGATCTCGAGGAAGCGGCCACCTCGCTTGGCGCGGGCGGTTTGCGCACCTTCATGTCGGTGACGCTGCCCAACATCAAATGGGCCATGCTCTACGGCGTCGTGCTCTGCAATGCCCGCGTCATGGGTGAATTCGGCGCCGTGTCGATCGTGTCGGGCAATATTCGCGGCCAGACCAATACGCTGCCGCTGCATATCGAACTGCTGTACCAGGACTACAATGCCGTCGGCGCATTCGCGGCCGCCTCGATCCTCGCCGCTCTGGCCCTTGTCACGCTCGTGGCCAAGGTTCTGCTCGAACGCCAGGGGGCAGGACGCCGGAACCGTCCCGCCACGCTTGCCGGCAATACTTCGGAGATGAATTCGTGA
- a CDS encoding rhomboid family intramembrane serine protease: MFIPLHDRNALKHIRKQYVTLGLILANVVTHALAMLAPEALYEIGVYGMGFIPAVAFNIAELDPRLVLVPDSATYITYSFLHGSWLHLGSNMLFLWVFGDNVEDAMGHFKFLFFYLACAAAGALVHGLVLPVSQAPLIGASGAVSGVVAAYLMLHPKVRVWVLVFMRFPLPLPAFIPLLFWVGQQFVMLVIDGNSNVSWGAHVGGILAGAVLVLFLRRPGVPLFDRAIVTPKAVEHEAPSVDAGTGGPWGTPASASRARQEEKPPETGSRTPTRPVTHWGR, encoded by the coding sequence ATGTTCATTCCCCTGCATGACCGAAACGCGCTCAAACATATTCGCAAGCAATATGTGACGCTGGGGCTGATCCTCGCCAATGTCGTGACCCATGCGCTGGCGATGCTTGCGCCGGAGGCGCTTTACGAGATCGGGGTCTATGGCATGGGCTTCATCCCGGCCGTTGCCTTCAACATCGCCGAACTCGATCCGCGGCTGGTGCTGGTGCCGGATAGTGCAACCTACATCACCTATTCCTTCCTGCATGGCAGCTGGCTGCATCTGGGCTCGAACATGCTCTTCCTCTGGGTCTTCGGCGACAATGTCGAAGATGCCATGGGGCACTTCAAGTTCCTGTTCTTCTACCTCGCCTGCGCCGCAGCCGGCGCGCTCGTGCATGGGCTGGTTCTGCCCGTGAGCCAGGCGCCGTTGATCGGCGCGTCCGGCGCCGTGTCGGGGGTGGTTGCCGCCTATCTGATGCTGCATCCGAAGGTGCGCGTCTGGGTGCTGGTCTTCATGCGGTTTCCCCTGCCGCTGCCGGCCTTCATCCCGCTCCTCTTCTGGGTCGGGCAACAATTCGTCATGCTGGTGATCGACGGCAACAGCAATGTTTCCTGGGGTGCCCATGTCGGCGGCATCCTGGCGGGCGCCGTGCTGGTGCTCTTTTTGCGACGTCCAGGCGTGCCGCTCTTCGATCGCGCGATCGTCACGCCCAAGGCTGTGGAACATGAAGCCCCGTCCGTCGATGCCGGAACGGGAGGTCCCTGGGGTACACCCGCCTCTGCCTCGCGGGCCCGGCAGGAGGAAAAACCGCCGGAAACCGGGAGCCGGACGCCCACACGCCCCGTCACCCACTGGGGACGATGA
- the tlpA gene encoding thiol:disulfide interchange protein TlpA — MTEKRPERLFPTKLVAIAAVAGIVAGAAAVYVKQTMSGNAVETADAAQCEGSVARAETLTPYLKGDVAAMIPVSEPKLIQGLTFQDKAGAPMTMANFADKTVLINLWATWCVPCREEMPALNNLQEAAGGDAFQVLAINIDTGDVEKPQTFLEETGVDQLGLYRDASMGVFNQLKREGLAFGLPVTLLVDGKGCLLGSMNGPAAWDGADAKALVTAAATGS, encoded by the coding sequence ATGACAGAAAAAAGACCTGAGCGTCTCTTCCCCACCAAGCTGGTTGCGATCGCGGCGGTGGCCGGCATCGTCGCCGGCGCGGCTGCGGTATACGTGAAGCAGACCATGTCTGGCAATGCCGTGGAGACTGCAGATGCCGCGCAATGCGAGGGTTCCGTCGCCAGGGCAGAGACCCTGACCCCCTATCTGAAGGGCGATGTCGCTGCGATGATCCCCGTCAGCGAGCCGAAGCTCATCCAGGGGCTCACCTTCCAGGACAAGGCCGGTGCGCCCATGACCATGGCAAACTTCGCCGACAAGACGGTTCTCATAAATCTCTGGGCCACCTGGTGCGTGCCCTGCCGCGAAGAAATGCCGGCGCTCAACAACCTGCAGGAGGCCGCCGGTGGCGATGCCTTCCAGGTGCTCGCGATCAATATCGATACGGGCGATGTCGAGAAGCCGCAGACCTTCCTTGAAGAGACCGGCGTCGATCAGCTTGGGCTCTACCGCGATGCCTCGATGGGGGTCTTCAACCAGTTGAAGCGCGAAGGTCTCGCCTTCGGCCTGCCCGTCACGCTGCTCGTCGATGGCAAGGGGTGTCTGCTCGGCAGCATGAACGGTCCCGCGGCCTGGGACGGTGCGGATGCCAAGGCGCTGGTGACGGCGGCAGCGACCGGAAGCTGA
- a CDS encoding sulfate/molybdate ABC transporter ATP-binding protein produces the protein MNIRLDTVVKTFETFRAVHGVSLDIKSGELVALLGPSGSGKTTILRMVAGLEFADGGQIHFGEENATDIPVRDRGVGFVFQHYALFPHMTVAENIAFGMKVSKVKRSTADIDKRVDELLALVQLAGLGERFPGQISGGQRQRVALARALAVDPRVLLLDEPFGALDANVRRDLRRWLRSIHDELGITTLFVTHDQEEALDLADRVVILDKGKIVQQGTPEEVCRQPANAFVMRFLGDTNALKATVAAGKAKVDAMVYAADGLHDGPAELLFRPTDVEWSNDPSKGVGATILRVLDRPGSKRVLSRTTDGTVIEFDVAPEFSATMGQSGFIEILRPRLFQD, from the coding sequence GTGAACATTCGCCTCGACACGGTCGTCAAGACCTTCGAAACCTTCCGCGCCGTGCATGGCGTCTCGCTCGACATCAAGAGCGGCGAACTGGTGGCATTGCTCGGTCCCTCGGGTTCCGGCAAGACGACCATTTTGCGCATGGTGGCCGGCCTGGAATTCGCCGATGGTGGCCAGATCCATTTTGGCGAAGAGAATGCGACGGACATTCCAGTGCGCGACCGCGGCGTCGGCTTCGTCTTCCAGCATTATGCGCTCTTCCCGCACATGACGGTGGCGGAAAACATCGCCTTCGGCATGAAGGTATCGAAGGTCAAGCGGTCAACCGCCGACATCGACAAGCGCGTCGATGAACTGCTGGCCCTCGTGCAGCTTGCCGGTTTGGGTGAGCGCTTCCCGGGCCAGATCTCCGGCGGCCAGCGGCAGCGCGTGGCACTTGCCCGGGCACTCGCCGTCGATCCGCGCGTTCTGCTGCTCGACGAGCCCTTCGGCGCGCTGGACGCCAATGTCCGTCGCGACCTGCGCCGCTGGTTGCGCTCCATCCATGACGAGCTTGGCATCACCACCCTCTTCGTCACCCATGACCAGGAAGAGGCCCTCGACCTCGCCGATCGCGTGGTCATCCTCGACAAGGGCAAGATCGTTCAGCAGGGCACGCCGGAAGAGGTCTGCCGCCAGCCCGCCAATGCCTTCGTGATGCGTTTCCTCGGCGACACAAACGCACTGAAAGCCACGGTTGCGGCTGGCAAGGCAAAGGTCGATGCCATGGTTTATGCGGCCGACGGCCTGCATGATGGGCCGGCGGAACTTCTGTTTCGTCCGACCGACGTCGAATGGAGCAACGACCCTTCCAAAGGTGTGGGCGCAACCATTCTGCGCGTCCTCGACCGTCCGGGCTCGAAACGGGTACTGTCCAGGACCACCGACGGGACCGTCATCGAATTCGACGTCGCGCCGGAATTTTCAGCCACGATGGGCCAGTCGGGCTTCATCGAGATCCTGCGACCACGACTTTTTCAAGATTGA
- a CDS encoding electron transfer flavoprotein subunit beta/FixA family protein, producing MKILVPVKRVVDYNVKIRVKPDGSGVELANVKMSMNPFDEISVEEALRLKEAGKAEEVVIVSIGPAKAEETIRTALAMGADRGILIETDEAVEPLAVAKLLKGVVEAEAPGLVIVGKQAIDDDSNQTGQMLAALLGWGQATFASKLELGADKATVTREVDGGLQTIDVKLPAIVTTDLRLNEPRYASLPNIMKAKKKPLDKKAPADFGVDVAPRLKVLKTEEPGGRKAGIKVKSVAELVDKLKNEAGVL from the coding sequence ATGAAGATACTCGTCCCAGTCAAGCGGGTTGTGGATTACAACGTCAAGATCCGCGTCAAGCCTGATGGTTCCGGCGTCGAGCTGGCCAACGTCAAGATGTCCATGAACCCCTTCGACGAGATCTCCGTCGAGGAGGCTCTGCGCCTGAAGGAAGCCGGCAAGGCGGAGGAAGTGGTGATCGTCTCGATCGGCCCTGCCAAGGCCGAGGAAACCATCCGTACCGCGCTCGCCATGGGCGCTGACCGCGGCATCCTGATCGAAACAGACGAAGCCGTCGAGCCGCTCGCTGTCGCCAAGCTGCTGAAGGGCGTGGTCGAAGCGGAAGCTCCGGGCCTCGTGATCGTCGGCAAGCAGGCGATCGACGACGATTCGAACCAGACCGGCCAGATGCTGGCAGCACTCCTCGGCTGGGGACAGGCGACCTTTGCCTCCAAGCTGGAACTCGGTGCCGACAAGGCAACCGTGACCCGCGAAGTCGACGGCGGTCTGCAGACCATCGACGTGAAACTGCCGGCGATCGTCACCACCGACCTGCGCCTGAACGAGCCGCGTTATGCCTCGCTGCCGAACATCATGAAGGCGAAGAAGAAGCCGCTCGACAAGAAGGCTCCGGCCGATTTCGGCGTCGACGTTGCCCCGCGCCTGAAGGTTCTGAAGACCGAGGAGCCGGGTGGCCGCAAGGCAGGCATCAAGGTGAAGAGCGTCGCCGAACTGGTCGACAAGCTCAAGAACGAAGCCGGCGTGCTTTAA
- a CDS encoding electron transfer flavoprotein subunit alpha/FixB family protein, with protein sequence MAILLLAEHDNATVSEQTAKALTAATKIGGDVHVLVAGSGAKAAADAAAKLSGVSKVLLADDASLGNNLAEPLAALIVSLAGSYDTIVTAATSVGKNVMPRVAALLDVMQVSEITEVVSADTFKRPIYAGNAIQTVQSTDAKKVITVRTASFTAAGDGGSAAVETIPAAANPGVSTHVSDALSSSDRPELASAKIIISGGRALGSSEKFQEVILPVADKLGAAVGASRAAVDAGYAPNDWQVGQTGKVVAPQLYIACGISGAIQHLAGMKDSKVIVAINKDEEAPIFQVADYGLVADIFEALPELEKAL encoded by the coding sequence ATGGCTATTCTTCTTCTCGCAGAACACGACAACGCGACCGTCTCCGAACAGACCGCGAAGGCGCTGACGGCCGCCACCAAGATCGGTGGCGACGTGCATGTGCTGGTCGCCGGTTCCGGCGCAAAGGCTGCCGCCGATGCGGCTGCAAAGCTCTCGGGCGTCTCCAAGGTGCTGCTGGCTGACGACGCGTCGCTCGGCAACAACCTGGCAGAGCCGCTGGCGGCTCTCATCGTTTCGCTCGCCGGCTCCTATGACACGATCGTCACGGCTGCGACCTCGGTCGGCAAGAACGTCATGCCGCGCGTGGCCGCGCTCCTCGACGTCATGCAGGTGTCGGAAATCACCGAGGTCGTCTCCGCCGACACGTTCAAGCGGCCGATCTATGCCGGCAACGCCATCCAGACCGTCCAGTCGACCGATGCCAAGAAGGTGATCACGGTGCGCACCGCGTCCTTCACTGCCGCCGGTGACGGTGGTTCGGCGGCGGTCGAGACAATCCCGGCGGCTGCGAACCCTGGCGTCTCCACCCATGTTTCCGACGCTCTCTCGTCGTCGGACCGTCCGGAACTCGCCTCTGCCAAGATCATCATTTCAGGTGGTCGTGCCCTTGGCTCCTCGGAGAAATTCCAGGAAGTGATCCTGCCCGTCGCCGACAAGCTGGGCGCTGCCGTCGGCGCGTCCCGCGCGGCCGTCGATGCCGGCTACGCACCGAACGACTGGCAGGTCGGCCAGACCGGCAAGGTCGTCGCCCCGCAGCTCTACATCGCCTGCGGCATCTCGGGCGCCATCCAGCACCTCGCCGGTATGAAGGATTCGAAAGTCATCGTCGCAATCAACAAGGACGAGGAAGCGCCGATCTTCCAGGTCGCCGATTACGGCCTCGTCGCCGACATTTTTGAAGCCCTGCCGGAGCTCGAGAAGGCGCTCTGA
- the lptM gene encoding LPS translocon maturation chaperone LptM, whose protein sequence is MVNSLKRTTLTLSLVLAASLALSACGRKGDLDPPSTPVDQQNKRGVEAEKTPDTPFLLDPLL, encoded by the coding sequence ATGGTGAATTCGCTGAAACGCACGACGCTCACGCTCTCTCTTGTGCTGGCCGCCTCGCTGGCCCTGTCCGCCTGCGGCCGCAAGGGCGATCTCGACCCGCCGAGCACGCCGGTCGACCAGCAGAACAAGCGCGGTGTCGAGGCAGAAAAGACCCCCGACACCCCCTTCCTCCTCGATCCGCTTCTTTGA